The following DNA comes from Chitinophaga nivalis.
CCCGGCTGATGGCCTGGTACGGCGATGCCGGCGCCCGGTATACCTTTTCAGGAAATAGTTTCACGCCGCATCCATGGACACCTGCCCTGCTGCAGATCCGCGACCTTATTACCCCCGTAACCGGAAAACCCTTTAATAGTGTATTATTAAACCTTTATCGCCATGGAAACGACTCAATGGGATGGCATGCAGATGATGAACCAGAACTAGGCCCCCAACCAGTTATCGCATCTGTCAACTTTGGCGCCACCCGCCGTTTTTTATTGCGCTATAAAAACGACCATCACCTGAAGCATGAACTGGCCCTGCAACATGGCTCCCTGCTCATTATGAAGGGAGACCTGCAACAGTACTGGGAACACCAGGTACCCAAAACCAGTAAAGCAACCACCGGAAGAATTAACCTAACCTTCCGTTTTATCCAACCCTAATACTATCTGCTATGAACAACCTTGTTTTATTAATCGGGAATGATATCAATAACATCTCCGGCGGACAAAGCTGGAAAGATCTCCTGCAGGACATTATCGCCTTCTGCCACGCAGGCGATTGCATTGACCTGGATGAAAAAAAACCATTTCCCCTCCTGTATGAAGAAATATTTCTGACAGCCAGCAAACGGGAAAAAATCCGGGAGAAAGACCTTAAATCTTTCATCGCCATCAAAACGGCTGAAATCAAAGGCAACGAAATTCATCAGGCTATCCGCGCACTCAAGCCCGCACATATCCTGACTACCAACTATGAATTTACCCTGGAAGGCAGCATACCACTGGAAAATACCAGTCTTATCAAAGAAAAATTCTACAGCATTTTCAGGCGATATAAAATGCACGATATCCACTACTGGCATATCCACGGCGACTGCCTGAATCCCATGAGTATTAACCTGGGATTTGAGCATTATGGCGGCCAGTTACAGCTGATGCGGAACTACGTGGTAAGTGGCACTTTCTATACCAGCAAAGATGTACCGAAAGCATCGCTGCTACGGCGTATACATGCCAGACAAGTGCATTATCACTCCTGGATAGATTTGTTCTTTACCCATGATATTCACATCTTCGGCCTGTCGCTGGACTTTGTAGAAACAGACCTGTGGTGGCTCCTGACCTATAGGGCCCGGCAAAAATTTCATCATAAAAACGTTCCGGTTAACCACGACATCTATTACTACATTCCCGAAGAATACCTGGCAGCCTCCAAATTCAAGCTGGATCTGCTGGCGGCCAATGATGTAACAATTGTCAGCCTGCCGGGAAAAGATAAACTGGCCTATTATAAAGCCATCCTGGAACATATCAGTAAGTTTAAATAACGTTGTATTTACTGCTGCCCGCCCGTTTTGATGGCAGATATGTCAGCTATAACGGGCAGGCATATGGCTTTTTCTATGATAACACCCTTAAAACGCCCTTGCTGATGTCAGGCGCGACAGAAACTTAACATTTCCTTTATCAGGATGCGATCTTCCCCATGCACGCTTCTCATCCGATATCCACACAACACTTACTGGTGGCTACTATTCAAACACCTATACCATAATTTCTACCCCTGGATTTAATGCCGGCAAAACACCTGCAGTGTATATCATCTTCTCCATAATATCCGCATTGGCATAAGACTGGCAACCTTTTTGTAAACTGGGGCGTACCAGCAAAAAGTACAACCACAAGGTGCTTTTTGTTGTTAATGTTTAAAATCTATATTTTATGTTATTCGAATTAGCCATTTCCTTCGCCACTTCAATGATGGCACCTGTTCAAAAGCAACAGCCACAACAGGCAAAGAGCCAGATTATTTACGTGAAAGAGTCAAAGGAACCCTGCACTGGAGTGGCCCCCATGGAATGTTTACAAATCAAAGGTCTCAAAGACGCTGAATGGTCCAATCTTTACACCAATATCAACGGATTCAATTATGTACCTGGCTACCGGTACAAACTCAGAATCAGAGTAACGCCGGTTAAAAATCCGCCGGCAGATGGCTCTTCTGTAAAATATACCCTGACTAAAGTTTTGGAAAAGAAAAAAATAAACAGCTCCGCGACCAATGCTCCTGCTACGCAGTGGGAACAACTCGCCGACAAGAGATGGGAGCTGGTACAATTGGGCAACAACGCCGTCACCAACTCGGGTATCTTCCTGGAGTTTGACACCAAAGACAAACGTTTCTCCGGAAAAAGTGGCTGCAATAATATCTTCGGCGGATACAAAGCCACCGGTAAACTGGTATCTTTTTCTCAGGTAGCCAGCACGTTAATGGCTTGCCCGGACCGGGATGTAATGCGCCGTGAAGGTGAGTTCAACACTATCGTCAGTGATCATAGCTTCCGGTATGAAGTAACCGGTCAGACACTGCGCCTCTACGACGCGAAAGGAAAGGTAGCACTGGTATTCAACCTGACGCCAAAAGAAAATAAAACAGCCGGAAAGGATGCTCCCGATGCACGGCAATGGGCTTACATCGCCAGCAAAAAATGGAACCTGATTCAATTTGACGGTAAAACGTTAACTGAATCCGGTGTATGGCTGGAGTTTGATCCTGCAACTAAACGTTTTCATGGAAAAGGCGGCTGCAACAACATTTCCGGCGGCTACGATGCCACCAGAGAGCAACTGACTTTCTCTGCTGCCATCAGCACCCGCATGGCTTGCCCCAATCCGGAAGTAATGCAACGGGAAGCTGCTTTCCTGCAAAAAATCAGTGAACATACTTTCCGCTACGATGTAGCTGATCAGACTTTAAACCTGTATGAAAATGACAAACTGGTAGTGATGTTTGGCATGCAGGATAAATAACGCATCAAGTATTACGATTACGGGCCTGCCGGCAGCTATCAGCCTACGCTGATCTCCCCGCAGGCCCGTAGTTTTTTTATACACAGCGCAGGTTATGCCGGCAGCAAAATTTCACCCCGCTCATTCATTTTCCAGAAAGGATTATGCGCGACTTCAAACAAATAACCATCCGGATCGCTGAAATAGCCGCTGTAGCCTCCCCAGAAAACCTCCTGCGCCGGCTTTACCAGCGTAGCTCCTGCCCGTAATGCATCCTGCAATATGGCATCTGTTTCTTCCCGGCTCTCCGTATTATAGGCCAGGGTCATCCCTTTAAAACCACTGCCTTCCGCGGGCACCTGTGCATCTTCCGCCAGCAGATGCCACGGATATAACGATAACACCAGGCCTCCCAACTGAAAAAACGCCACATTTTCCTGGCTTTCGGCAGACTTCTTCCAGCCCAGTCCCGCTTCATAAAACTGCAGGGAACGTTGCAAATCACGTACGCCCAGCGTAATCAAGGATATTCTTTGTTGCATGATGCATCCTGTTTTAGAAGATCAAAAGTAGCCCACAGTGATGGGTGGTTGTTTGTAAAAAAACGACAACTATCGCTGCAAATAGGAAACAGGACTATGCCCTGTAAAAGCGCTGAATTCCCGGGTAAGATGTGCATGGTCATAAAAGCCATTATCCAGTGCCAGCCGGAGTAATGGCTGATCTGCAGCAGTCTTCAGCTGTTGCTTTACTGCCATAAAACGTATAATGCGGGAAAAGGTTTTGGGAGAGACGCCTGTCAGCTGCAAAAAATATCTTTCATAAGTACGGACACTCATACATGCCTGCGCTGCCAGGGCAGCTATCCGGATATTACCATTGGTGGCACGTATTCTATCGATCGTTGGTAACACCTGCTGAATAGCTATAACGGGTACGGGTAAACGCTGCAATAAAAAAATTTCCACTACACGGATCTGCTGTGGAATGGTCGCTGCTTTTTCCAGTAAAGATTTTAAGCTATTCTGCCATTCCCGGGTTATTTCGTCCAACGGAATATGCTGATCCGTAATCAGTTGCAACGGCAGCCCGGTATAGGCTGCGAGGCCACCGGCCTGAAACCGGATACCCAATAAAGCACCGCCTGCCGGTAATTGGGTATCCCGGAAAGTGGTCATGGTACCCACTACAAAAGCATCGCCGGGTGTTACGATCAAACCACCAGCTCCCGGATACACCGCATCCTTTCCGATATTAAAGATGATATCCGAACAGGTATCCGGCAGGATACGCTGTTGTGCAAACCGGGATGATACAGCTACCCAATAGGCATCTATATACGGCAGCAGCAGCGGGTGAGGACGGATCGTCGTGTACATACCCCCAATTTAAGCAAATAATATATGCGGGGAGACCGCAATAAAAAAGCTGTACCAGAACTGGTACAGCCTTCAACGAACGGGGGTTCAAAGCTATGGTTACAGAAATATAGGTGATGATGGTTTGTACTTACCACTTATATTGCTATAACACTGATATCTGCCACCAGCTTACGGGCGGGATTATATACAAACAGCATAGCATTGGAGGTATGTGCTCCTACCTCCACTACCACCGGTACAGTGCCTGGCTTTTGCAGGGGTACCTGTACCAGTAAAAAATCAGGGCCTGCCTGCAACACCTGTGCAGGTACATTACCAAAAACCACTTTGTTCGCAGCTTTATCCCTGCTAAAACCATGGCCCTTGATCACTAAAAAATTCCCTGCATGACCGCTAACGGTATACGCAGTTTTTGTGTTTTCCTTCGGGTTTGGCGCACAAGCCGACATGGCTGTTATCAACAGCACAAGGGCTACCGCAAACATGTTAAAATGTTTCATCTTGTTTTTTTGTTCTTTTTTTTGGGGGGTCACAATCCCTGTTACAAATAATTCACCGGGGGTAACACTATTGCACTCGCAACGCTTATCAGCAACAGCATATTTATCGGTACTAAACGGATGCAAAGCTACATTGCAATCACTAAATAAATGCAGGTAAAAACAACATAAAAGAAAATTACGTAGTACTACGCAGAAGCATATATGAAAATGACGATCTACCAGATTCCCAATACTTTCCACCATCCTCCGCCCGCTCCCATCCAGATAATCAGGTAAACAATACTTAAGATAAAACCACACTTCCACCAGTCTTTCAGCTCTACATAACTGCTGCCAAAAAACACCGGTGCCGGGCCATGACCATAATGCGTCAGTGTTCCAAAAATGCCACCGCAAAAGCCCAGCACCAGCGCCAATAATGTACCGGGAATACCAACAGAAATACCTACCCCCAGAAATGCCGCATACATCGCTGCCACATGTGCCGTAGCACTCGCGAAAATGTAATGACTGTAGAAATATACCAGTACAATAATGGGAAAGGCAACCGTCCAGCGCATATTCCCCACCTGCTGCCGGATCACTTCACTGAACCAGGGAATAAAACCCAGCGTATTCAGAAACCCCGCCATCATTACCAGTGCACTGAACCATACAATTGTATCCCACGCACCTTTCTCTGATTTCACATCTTCCCAGGTAAGTACCTGCGATAACAACAGAAACACCAGACCTATCAAAGCAGTAGTAGTAGCATCAATACCAAACCATTCTCCCGATACCCACAACACCAGCAGGATCACAAATGCGATGAGCATCAGCCATTCATCGCGGTGCACCGGCCCCATTTCCTTTAGTTTCGCGGCAGCCATCGCCGGCGCATCGCCGGTAGATTTTAACGATGGCGGATAAATACGGTAAAGGATATACGGCACTGCCAGAATAGAAAGCGCTGCCGGCACGATCGCTGCTGTAAACCACGACATCCAGGAGATTTCGATACCCAGATTCCGGGCAAACTTCTGACACATGGGATTGCTGGCAGTACCGGTTAAAAACAACGAAGAAGTAATGAGATTCATATTGTAGCTGCTGAGCGTCAGATACGCACCCAGCTTACGATGTGTGGCCGGATCTTCCGGCACTGAACCGAAATTCATCGCCATGGATTTCATAATGGGATAAATAATGCCACCACCCCGCGCTGTATTGCTGGGCACAGCCGGCGCCAGTACCATATCCGCCAATCCTAGTCCGTACGCCAGCCCCAGTGAACTACGTCCGAAAATGCGGATAAAAAGATAGGCGATTCGTTTTCCCAGGCCCGTTTTGATAAATCCCCGCGCAATAAAAAAAGAGATACCAATCAACCAGATAACTTTATCGCCGAAACTACTGAGTGCCAGACTGATAGACTTACCCGGATCACCCGGCGCCAGTACGCCCGTGATAGCCACCAGTGTGATGGCCAGCATAGACATGGTGCCCATCGAAGCTGCTTTCAGGATAATTCCCAGAATCGTAGCCAGAAAAATAGCCAGTAAATGCCAGGCTTCCGGTTTTACGCCTGCCGGAGCAGGAATAAACCACACCAACAGGCCAAAAGCCAGGGTAATCAACAACTGCGGGTATTTGATCTCTTTCATATAACCAGAATTATTTTAAAGCCTGCATTGTACCTGTACAATCATCAGGTTACTGTTATGTGTTTTGGTACCGGGTATATCTTTTTTATACTGATCGATCTGCATACCTAACTGTAACCGGCCACCATAGTCTTTCAGGAAAGCAAGACTGATCATCGGTATAAAAGTCTGCCGTGTATTGCCATCATGTTTATAATCTTCATTAAAATATTCATACCGCACAGAAAACTCTATCGATGTCAGTTTATGATAATTGATTTTGTAACGGAAATTGGGCAATACATACACGCCATGCATCAGGTATTTATTCAACGGATCTATACGCAGGCTGTCGTGCAGGGCGTAATAATACTGATGGTCTGTACCTTGTTTATATTCTGTCTGCAGTTCCAGATCCAAAGTAGGCGACAGGGGAAACACACCGGTTACATCTACCCCAAACGCATATACGTTTTTCCGCTTTACGACACCAAAACCGCCGTTCAGGCCTACTGCCAGCCGGTTCATATTGCCCAGTTCCAGCCGGGCCGTTCCCAGCTTCCCATTATCATTATCTGAAGGTTGGTTACGGTTATTACCGTTTACCACTGCCAATGAATATTTGATGGGGATGTTACGGTCTTTCGCAAAGGAGCCAAACATGGATACACCCAGCTGAAAGCTTTGCCAGCCATTGTTACCAAATGCATAGTACTGGTTGGAAAAATCCATTGATTTGATAATGTCCACGGGGTACAGATCCTCCAAACCAAATGACGGACGAAACTGTCCGATCGTGAAGTTAACCGCATCATTCCAACGGTAAGAGATATACGCATTTTCCAGCACCTTGCCTTTCGTATCGCCGCTGAAATCGGCCAGGTTCACCAGTACCGCTGCCATAAAACGATCGCTTACCTGTGCTTTTACCTGCAGGCGCGCACGTTTCAGGCTAAAACTGTTTCTGACTACCTCTGTAGCGTCGGGCTGATGCATACCATTTACATCTACATCCTTGTGGAGCGACAAGGTATAGCGGGCCTGGAAAACGCCGCCCAGCGTAATTTTTTTAAGGAATCCGGCCACTTTCTGCACTGCGGAATCCCTGCCGGTGCTGTCTATAGCAAGATTATTCTCCGGCAGGCTACAAGATGCAGCCACCGGAGGCTGTATCATTAGAAAACCGATAATAAACAGCAGACAACGCAGTCGCATATACGATGGTTAAGTGGTTTTCAATAGCACTATTCCCAGGTTATTTATCCCGATAACATCGTAAGGAATCAAAAAGTTGTACAGATAAAAAAGAATTACGCATGGTATATCAGTTGTCAGTGGCTGCTTGCCACCTGTATCTGATACGCCATGCGTAATAAAAATCCCCTTATAAGGATCGTAAAAGCTTACCGGGGAATTACTTCACCAGTTTCAGCTCATCAATGATATTTTTAGCACCACCCAGTTTCTCTACACACCACAATACATAACGTACATCCACGCAGATGGTACGGTTCAATTTAGAATCAAACTGAATTTTATGGCTCAGGGCTTCGTAGTTGCCATCGAAGGCCAGTCCGATCAGTTCACCATTGGCATTGATCACCGGAGAACCAGAGTTACCACCGGTAATATCGTTGGTTGTAATAAAACATACTACCACATCATTCCGTTTGGCATCTTTGTACTGACCGAAATCTTTTTTGTTGTACAGGTTCACATAGTTTTCCGGCAGATCGAATTCGTAATCACCCGGTACATATTTATCCAGCACACCTTTCATCGTACATACGTAGTCATAGCTCACAGCATCCCGCGGTGTATAAGGCTTCACCTGACCATAAGATAAACGCATGGTGAAGTTGGCATCCGGATACCTGTTGGCACCAGGCGTCATTTCGATCACACCTTTCAGGTAGATACGACCCAGCTCTTTGGTTTTTTCTGCGAACTGGCTGTATAATGGCAGATATTTGCTGTTATTTTTCAGGAAAGCGCTGGCATAAGCAAAGGCAGGATCCTGCTGAAGGGTTACGGCATCCGGGTTAGCAACAAAAGCTTTCCATTTGGTATCATTGAAGATGATGGTGTTGGACATCAGTGCTGCAGCCCAGAGACGGTAAGTATTTTCCTCATCGAGGCTACCGTATTTGGCTTTCAGTGACGCGTAAAAATCAGCAGGCTGCTGTTCTTTAGCGATATCCGTGTAGAACATCCGGGCAGTAGCTGACAGTATTTTCTGATCGCTGGCTTTATTTTCCACACCCAGGAAACCACTACGGGCTTTATCTGCTGCTTCGATGGCATTTTTCACTGCATCTTTTGCCGCACCTGGCGTTACCAATGCATTTTCCACATTTTGCAGGGAAGCCGCAAAAGCAGCTACCGGAGAACCCAGGATACCTTCGTTCAGGTACATCCGTTGTTTCGCATAAGGAGTCCATGCTTTATAGGCCTGCTCGTAATCTTTCATCACACTGGCATATTCCGGCTTCTGCTGTGCCCAGGTGCTGAAAGCTGCCTCTTGTTTTTGTTTATCTGCGAGTACACCATGTTTTTCCAGTTGTTTGGTTTCCCCGTCAAAGAATTTCCAGTAGTTGGCAATAGTAGCATAGGAAGATGCCAGCTGTAACTTAACAGCAGGATCTTTTTTCATTTCTTCCAGCATCGCTTTCAGTCTCACATCACGCAGATTCACCAGTGAAGGGCTTTCGATGGAAGTTTTCAGTTTTACACCATAGGAAGTTTCGTAGCGGTTGGTACCACCTGGATAACCAAAGATCATGGCATAATCATTTTCCTTTACGCCTTTGATAGATACCGGCAGGAAATGTTTTGGTTTTAAAGGCACGTTGTCTGCAGCATAAGGAGCAGGTTTACCATCTTTTCCGGCATACACACGGAAGATGGAGAAGTCACCGGTGTGGCGCGGCCATTCCCAGTTATCTGTATCACCTCCGAATTTACCTACATTTTCAGGAGGTGTACCTACCAGGCGGATATCTGTATAACGTTCGTATACAAACAACAGGTACTGGTTATTTTTAAACATCGGTACGATCTGGGCTTCATAACCGGTATTGGCAACCGCTTTAGCGATAATACCCTGGTAAGCCTGATATTCTTTTTTGGCGCGGTCGGCAGCAGTAGCTCCCTGCAGAGATGCTTCCACTTCTTTGGTGACATCTTCTACTTTCACCAGAAACTGTACACTCAGTTTATTGGCAGGAATTTCTTCCTTTTTATTTTTGGCATAGAAGCCATTTTTCAGGTAGTTATGTTCTACAGAACTGGCGGCAGCAATCGCCCCGTAACCGCAGTGGTGGTTGGTAAAAACCAGTCCTTCCGCACTTACTATTTCACCAGTACAACCAGCACCGAAAATTACAATGGCATCTTTCAAAGACGCTTTATTAATGCTGTACAATTGTTCTTTGGTTAGCTTCAATCCTCTCTTCACCATGTCATTGTACGTTTGCTGCCCTAATAAATACGGCAGCCACATGCCC
Coding sequences within:
- a CDS encoding AraC family transcriptional regulator, encoding MYTTIRPHPLLLPYIDAYWVAVSSRFAQQRILPDTCSDIIFNIGKDAVYPGAGGLIVTPGDAFVVGTMTTFRDTQLPAGGALLGIRFQAGGLAAYTGLPLQLITDQHIPLDEITREWQNSLKSLLEKAATIPQQIRVVEIFLLQRLPVPVIAIQQVLPTIDRIRATNGNIRIAALAAQACMSVRTYERYFLQLTGVSPKTFSRIIRFMAVKQQLKTAADQPLLRLALDNGFYDHAHLTREFSAFTGHSPVSYLQR
- a CDS encoding META domain-containing protein, encoding MLFELAISFATSMMAPVQKQQPQQAKSQIIYVKESKEPCTGVAPMECLQIKGLKDAEWSNLYTNINGFNYVPGYRYKLRIRVTPVKNPPADGSSVKYTLTKVLEKKKINSSATNAPATQWEQLADKRWELVQLGNNAVTNSGIFLEFDTKDKRFSGKSGCNNIFGGYKATGKLVSFSQVASTLMACPDRDVMRREGEFNTIVSDHSFRYEVTGQTLRLYDAKGKVALVFNLTPKENKTAGKDAPDARQWAYIASKKWNLIQFDGKTLTESGVWLEFDPATKRFHGKGGCNNISGGYDATREQLTFSAAISTRMACPNPEVMQREAAFLQKISEHTFRYDVADQTLNLYENDKLVVMFGMQDK
- a CDS encoding OprO/OprP family phosphate-selective porin is translated as MRLRCLLFIIGFLMIQPPVAASCSLPENNLAIDSTGRDSAVQKVAGFLKKITLGGVFQARYTLSLHKDVDVNGMHQPDATEVVRNSFSLKRARLQVKAQVSDRFMAAVLVNLADFSGDTKGKVLENAYISYRWNDAVNFTIGQFRPSFGLEDLYPVDIIKSMDFSNQYYAFGNNGWQSFQLGVSMFGSFAKDRNIPIKYSLAVVNGNNRNQPSDNDNGKLGTARLELGNMNRLAVGLNGGFGVVKRKNVYAFGVDVTGVFPLSPTLDLELQTEYKQGTDHQYYYALHDSLRIDPLNKYLMHGVYVLPNFRYKINYHKLTSIEFSVRYEYFNEDYKHDGNTRQTFIPMISLAFLKDYGGRLQLGMQIDQYKKDIPGTKTHNSNLMIVQVQCRL
- a CDS encoding IPT/TIG domain-containing protein; protein product: MKHFNMFAVALVLLITAMSACAPNPKENTKTAYTVSGHAGNFLVIKGHGFSRDKAANKVVFGNVPAQVLQAGPDFLLVQVPLQKPGTVPVVVEVGAHTSNAMLFVYNPARKLVADISVIAI
- a CDS encoding S46 family peptidase gives rise to the protein MRKKLMVLLLLLSVSIKWAKADEGMWLPYLLGQQTYNDMVKRGLKLTKEQLYSINKASLKDAIVIFGAGCTGEIVSAEGLVFTNHHCGYGAIAAASSVEHNYLKNGFYAKNKKEEIPANKLSVQFLVKVEDVTKEVEASLQGATAADRAKKEYQAYQGIIAKAVANTGYEAQIVPMFKNNQYLLFVYERYTDIRLVGTPPENVGKFGGDTDNWEWPRHTGDFSIFRVYAGKDGKPAPYAADNVPLKPKHFLPVSIKGVKENDYAMIFGYPGGTNRYETSYGVKLKTSIESPSLVNLRDVRLKAMLEEMKKDPAVKLQLASSYATIANYWKFFDGETKQLEKHGVLADKQKQEAAFSTWAQQKPEYASVMKDYEQAYKAWTPYAKQRMYLNEGILGSPVAAFAASLQNVENALVTPGAAKDAVKNAIEAADKARSGFLGVENKASDQKILSATARMFYTDIAKEQQPADFYASLKAKYGSLDEENTYRLWAAALMSNTIIFNDTKWKAFVANPDAVTLQQDPAFAYASAFLKNNSKYLPLYSQFAEKTKELGRIYLKGVIEMTPGANRYPDANFTMRLSYGQVKPYTPRDAVSYDYVCTMKGVLDKYVPGDYEFDLPENYVNLYNKKDFGQYKDAKRNDVVVCFITTNDITGGNSGSPVINANGELIGLAFDGNYEALSHKIQFDSKLNRTICVDVRYVLWCVEKLGGAKNIIDELKLVK
- a CDS encoding VOC family protein translates to MQQRISLITLGVRDLQRSLQFYEAGLGWKKSAESQENVAFFQLGGLVLSLYPWHLLAEDAQVPAEGSGFKGMTLAYNTESREETDAILQDALRAGATLVKPAQEVFWGGYSGYFSDPDGYLFEVAHNPFWKMNERGEILLPA
- a CDS encoding alpha-ketoglutarate-dependent dioxygenase AlkB family protein; protein product: MSVQGNIFDEPTAGNEIVLRNGELVYYPQFFSKAVSDQLLQLLLDNIAWKQESMQLYGKQVLFPRLMAWYGDAGARYTFSGNSFTPHPWTPALLQIRDLITPVTGKPFNSVLLNLYRHGNDSMGWHADDEPELGPQPVIASVNFGATRRFLLRYKNDHHLKHELALQHGSLLIMKGDLQQYWEHQVPKTSKATTGRINLTFRFIQP
- a CDS encoding anion permease; the protein is MKEIKYPQLLITLAFGLLVWFIPAPAGVKPEAWHLLAIFLATILGIILKAASMGTMSMLAITLVAITGVLAPGDPGKSISLALSSFGDKVIWLIGISFFIARGFIKTGLGKRIAYLFIRIFGRSSLGLAYGLGLADMVLAPAVPSNTARGGGIIYPIMKSMAMNFGSVPEDPATHRKLGAYLTLSSYNMNLITSSLFLTGTASNPMCQKFARNLGIEISWMSWFTAAIVPAALSILAVPYILYRIYPPSLKSTGDAPAMAAAKLKEMGPVHRDEWLMLIAFVILLVLWVSGEWFGIDATTTALIGLVFLLLSQVLTWEDVKSEKGAWDTIVWFSALVMMAGFLNTLGFIPWFSEVIRQQVGNMRWTVAFPIIVLVYFYSHYIFASATAHVAAMYAAFLGVGISVGIPGTLLALVLGFCGGIFGTLTHYGHGPAPVFFGSSYVELKDWWKCGFILSIVYLIIWMGAGGGWWKVLGIW